A genomic segment from Microbulbifer elongatus encodes:
- the ribBA gene encoding bifunctional 3,4-dihydroxy-2-butanone-4-phosphate synthase/GTP cyclohydrolase II, with protein sequence MELNSVEELIDDIRQGKMVILMDDEDRENEGDLVIAAEQVRPEDINFMATHARGLICLTLTGDRCEQLDLPLMSRDNGAQFSTNFTVSIEAAEGVTTGISAADRARTIRAAVARNAKPSDIVQPGHIFPIKAQPGGVLSRAGHTEAGCDLARLAGFEPAAAIVEIMNEDGTMARRPDLEKFAQQHNLKIGTIADLINYRALNEKTVECVNQRNVHTEFGEFRLRTYLDKARRERHFAFSLGDFQPEEPTLVRVHVASTLRDVFSLRRGDEKYEPWTFRNALKKVAEEGSGVVVVICHNETTEEIEESIDWLISGKQQRPSQDLVYKQVGTGSQILRDLKVRKMRLMSAPFRFSAISGFDLEVEEYLNAEEI encoded by the coding sequence ATGGAACTGAATAGCGTTGAAGAACTGATCGACGATATCCGTCAGGGCAAAATGGTCATCCTGATGGACGACGAAGATCGCGAGAACGAAGGTGACCTCGTCATCGCCGCCGAACAGGTGCGCCCGGAAGACATCAACTTCATGGCCACCCACGCCCGCGGCCTGATCTGCCTGACCCTGACCGGCGACCGCTGCGAACAACTCGACCTGCCGCTCATGTCCCGCGACAACGGCGCCCAGTTCAGCACCAACTTCACCGTCTCCATCGAAGCCGCCGAAGGCGTCACCACCGGCATCTCCGCCGCCGACCGCGCCCGCACGATTCGCGCGGCCGTCGCCCGCAATGCCAAGCCCTCTGACATTGTCCAGCCCGGCCATATCTTCCCGATCAAAGCCCAGCCCGGTGGCGTACTGAGCCGCGCCGGCCACACCGAAGCCGGTTGCGACCTCGCGCGCCTCGCCGGTTTCGAACCCGCCGCCGCCATCGTCGAAATCATGAACGAAGACGGCACCATGGCCCGCCGCCCGGACCTGGAAAAATTCGCCCAGCAGCACAACCTCAAGATCGGCACCATCGCCGACCTCATCAACTACCGTGCCCTGAACGAAAAAACCGTCGAGTGCGTCAACCAGCGCAACGTGCACACCGAATTCGGCGAATTCAGACTGCGCACCTACCTCGACAAAGCCCGTCGCGAACGCCACTTCGCGTTCAGCCTCGGCGACTTCCAACCGGAAGAACCCACCCTGGTACGCGTCCACGTCGCCAGCACCCTGCGCGACGTATTCTCCCTGCGCCGCGGCGATGAAAAATACGAACCCTGGACCTTCCGCAACGCCCTGAAAAAAGTCGCGGAAGAGGGCAGCGGTGTCGTCGTGGTGATCTGCCACAACGAAACCACCGAGGAAATCGAGGAAAGCATCGACTGGCTGATCAGCGGCAAGCAACAGCGCCCGAGCCAGGATCTGGTGTACAAACAGGTGGGCACCGGCTCGCAGATTCTGCGCGATCTGAAAGTGCGCAAAATGCGCTTGATGAGCGCGCCGTTTAGATTCAGTGCCATTTCCGGATTTGATCTGGAAGTGGAAGAGTATCTGAACGCGGAAGAAATCTAA
- a CDS encoding riboflavin synthase: MFTGIVEAVGEITALQPKGGDLRLRVKTGKLDLSDVKLGDSIATNGVCLTVVDLPGDGYWADVSAETLAVATLKDWKLGDRVNLEKALTPQTRLGGHMVSGHVDGIGEVVWRKQTARAEQFRLRAPAELAKYIAHKGSITVDGTSLTVNAVDGAEFELTIVPHTIAETVIGGYQAGTRVNLEVDLIARYLERLLLGDAAAEPRSEGLTMEFLAQHGFYKA, encoded by the coding sequence ATGTTTACCGGAATCGTTGAAGCAGTCGGCGAAATCACCGCCCTGCAACCCAAAGGCGGCGACCTGCGCCTGCGGGTAAAAACCGGCAAGCTGGACCTGTCCGACGTCAAACTCGGCGACAGCATCGCCACCAACGGCGTCTGCCTCACCGTGGTGGACCTGCCCGGTGACGGCTACTGGGCCGACGTCTCTGCCGAGACCCTGGCGGTGGCGACCTTGAAGGACTGGAAATTGGGCGACAGGGTCAACCTGGAAAAAGCCCTGACCCCACAGACCCGCCTCGGCGGCCATATGGTCAGTGGTCACGTGGATGGCATCGGCGAAGTGGTATGGCGCAAACAGACCGCCCGCGCCGAACAGTTCCGCCTGCGTGCCCCGGCCGAGCTGGCCAAGTACATTGCCCACAAGGGCTCCATCACCGTCGACGGCACCAGCCTCACGGTGAATGCGGTGGACGGCGCCGAATTCGAGCTCACCATCGTGCCCCACACCATCGCCGAAACAGTGATCGGTGGTTACCAGGCGGGCACCAGAGTGAACCTGGAAGTAGACCTGATCGCGCGCTACCTGGAGCGGCTACTCTTGGGAGATGCCGCCGCCGAGCCCCGGAGCGAAGGGCTGACCATGGAATTTCTGGCGCAGCACGGGTTTTATAAGGCCTGA
- the nrdR gene encoding transcriptional regulator NrdR → MHCPFCSADETKVVDSRLVADGDQVRRRRECLQCHERFTTFETAELVLPRVVKQNGQREPFNEDKLRAGIQRAVEKRPVSTERVEAAVAQIKHALQATGERELPAMHIGELVMEQLRELDQVAFVRFASVYRRFEDVSDFSDEIERLNTPKGADQ, encoded by the coding sequence ATGCACTGTCCCTTCTGCAGCGCAGACGAAACCAAAGTCGTAGATTCCCGCCTGGTAGCCGATGGCGACCAGGTGCGCCGCCGTCGTGAGTGTCTGCAGTGCCACGAGCGTTTCACCACCTTTGAAACCGCCGAGCTGGTGCTGCCGCGGGTCGTCAAGCAGAACGGCCAGCGCGAACCCTTCAACGAAGACAAGCTGCGCGCGGGTATCCAGCGCGCGGTGGAGAAGCGCCCGGTCAGCACCGAGCGGGTCGAGGCCGCCGTGGCCCAGATCAAACACGCCTTGCAGGCTACCGGCGAGCGCGAGCTTCCCGCCATGCATATCGGTGAGCTGGTGATGGAACAGCTGCGCGAGCTGGATCAGGTGGCGTTTGTGCGCTTTGCCTCGGTCTACCGCCGGTTTGAAGATGTCAGTGATTTCAGTGATGAGATCGAGCGTCTGAATACGCCCAAGGGAGCGGATCAGTGA
- a CDS encoding heme ABC transporter ATP-binding protein, producing the protein MLLEISDLSIQYPRASSPLLEHISLGFACGEVTALLGPNGCGKTSLLRAISGELDYSGRIQLFGRPQADWYRSQQDHRALARRYALLTQHSNLSFAFTSREVVQLGLGPGSLSRSEQGERVDQFMQRADVWRLRDRLFPSLSGGEKQRVQLARVLSQLSLADPGDEKILLLDEPTSALDLKHQHEVLALAGEVAGENTAVVAVLHDLNLAARYADRMVMLANGRIQADGTPAELLQPDLVEQVYGYRGQLVDMVGYRALL; encoded by the coding sequence ATGTTGTTGGAAATTTCCGATCTGTCGATTCAGTATCCGCGTGCGTCTTCACCTCTGCTGGAGCACATCTCTCTGGGTTTTGCCTGTGGAGAGGTCACCGCACTGCTCGGTCCCAATGGCTGTGGCAAAACGTCACTGCTGCGCGCCATCAGTGGCGAGCTGGATTATTCCGGCCGCATCCAACTGTTTGGCCGCCCACAGGCGGACTGGTATCGCAGCCAGCAGGATCACCGCGCCCTGGCGCGCCGCTACGCCCTGCTGACCCAGCATTCCAACCTGAGTTTTGCCTTCACCAGTCGCGAAGTGGTGCAGCTGGGCCTTGGCCCCGGCAGCCTGTCGCGATCGGAGCAGGGCGAACGGGTTGACCAGTTTATGCAGCGCGCGGATGTATGGCGCCTGCGCGACCGGCTTTTCCCCAGCCTGTCCGGCGGCGAGAAGCAGCGGGTGCAGCTGGCGCGGGTTCTGTCCCAGTTGAGCCTCGCCGACCCCGGGGATGAAAAAATCCTGCTGCTGGATGAACCCACCTCCGCCCTCGACCTCAAACACCAGCATGAAGTGCTGGCCCTGGCGGGTGAGGTGGCCGGTGAAAATACCGCGGTGGTCGCCGTCCTCCACGACCTCAACCTTGCCGCCCGCTACGCCGATCGCATGGTGATGCTGGCCAATGGACGGATTCAGGCGGACGGCACCCCCGCCGAATTGCTGCAGCCGGATCTGGTCGAGCAGGTGTACGGCTACCGCGGCCAGCTGGTGGATATGGTGGGCTACCGCGCGCTGTTGTGA
- a CDS encoding Fur family transcriptional regulator, whose protein sequence is MNKRQVEQILNRADERCRAKGVRFTEKRQNILRALLKSPVPLSAYEIADVYREATGETIQAMSVYRMLDFLVENSLVHKLASANKFVACSHIACDHDHETPQFLICERCGAVKEVGIKGDVIQSLQKGAANAGWQLLSPALELPCLCDRCAA, encoded by the coding sequence ATGAACAAAAGACAGGTAGAGCAGATACTGAACCGGGCCGACGAGCGTTGTCGGGCCAAGGGCGTGCGCTTTACCGAGAAGCGGCAGAACATCCTGCGGGCGCTGCTGAAGTCGCCGGTACCGCTTTCCGCTTACGAGATTGCCGATGTCTATCGGGAAGCGACTGGCGAGACAATTCAGGCCATGTCGGTGTATCGCATGCTCGACTTTCTGGTGGAAAACAGCCTGGTACACAAGCTGGCTTCCGCCAACAAGTTTGTGGCCTGCTCCCATATCGCCTGCGATCACGATCATGAAACCCCCCAGTTTCTGATCTGCGAGCGCTGCGGTGCGGTCAAAGAGGTGGGTATCAAGGGGGATGTTATCCAGTCTCTGCAGAAGGGTGCCGCCAATGCGGGCTGGCAACTGTTGAGCCCGGCGTTGGAGTTGCCCTGTCTTTGCGATCGGTGCGCCGCCTGA
- the ribH gene encoding 6,7-dimethyl-8-ribityllumazine synthase — translation MSNIKVIEGDFVGSTGKYALLVSRWNSFVVESLKDGALDTLRRKGIKEEDITIYYAPGAFEFPLAAQKIAETKKFDAVIALGAVIRGGTPHFEYVAGECTKGLAQVSMNTGIPVTFGVLTVDSIEQAIERSGTKAGNKGCEAAETALEMVSLISKI, via the coding sequence ATGAGCAATATCAAAGTAATCGAAGGTGATTTCGTAGGCAGTACCGGTAAATACGCGCTGCTGGTGAGCCGCTGGAACAGCTTTGTAGTGGAAAGCCTGAAAGACGGCGCGCTGGACACCCTGCGTCGCAAAGGCATCAAAGAAGAAGACATCACCATCTACTACGCCCCGGGCGCCTTCGAATTCCCGCTCGCCGCGCAGAAAATTGCCGAAACCAAAAAGTTCGACGCCGTAATCGCACTGGGCGCCGTCATCCGCGGCGGCACCCCGCACTTCGAATACGTCGCCGGCGAATGCACCAAAGGCCTCGCCCAGGTCTCCATGAACACCGGCATCCCTGTGACCTTCGGCGTCCTCACCGTAGACTCCATCGAACAGGCCATCGAACGCTCCGGCACCAAAGCCGGGAACAAAGGCTGCGAAGCCGCCGAGACCGCCCTCGAAATGGTCTCCCTGATCAGCAAAATCTGA
- a CDS encoding FecCD family ABC transporter permease, with amino-acid sequence MEFRLSDKSLLPALIALLLLGSCISLAVGAMTIGWRDVLAGLMQWSWPGMLDQEVPEQYALVLGEIRLPRLLLGLIVGGTLGVCGAVMQGMFRNPLAEPGIIGISSGAAVGAGIVLVFGGVLSIWLGAFYQELQWLLLPAFASTGAIFATWLVYILGDRGRSVVMMLLAGIAISALAGAALGMFAYVATDTALRDMTMWQLGSLSGATWTGVLVTGCIFAISAGLLWARANDLNALLLGESEARHLGVDVIGLKRQIIVLNGIAVGAAVSVSGIIGFVGLVVPHIVRLLRGPDHRYLIPYSALLGGLLLTVADTIARSVFAPAEMPVGILTALLGAPFFLFLLWQQRQQIF; translated from the coding sequence TTGGAATTTCGCCTGAGTGACAAAAGCCTGCTGCCAGCGCTGATCGCGCTGTTGCTGTTGGGGAGTTGTATTTCCCTTGCGGTGGGCGCCATGACCATCGGCTGGCGGGACGTGCTCGCCGGGCTGATGCAATGGAGCTGGCCCGGTATGTTGGATCAGGAAGTACCGGAACAGTACGCGCTGGTGCTGGGTGAAATCCGTCTACCGCGTCTACTGCTCGGTTTGATTGTCGGCGGCACTCTCGGCGTGTGCGGTGCGGTGATGCAGGGCATGTTCCGCAACCCCCTGGCCGAACCGGGCATTATCGGCATTTCCTCCGGCGCCGCCGTCGGTGCGGGTATTGTGCTGGTTTTTGGTGGGGTATTGAGTATCTGGCTTGGCGCTTTTTATCAAGAGCTGCAATGGCTGTTGTTGCCCGCATTCGCCAGTACCGGTGCCATCTTTGCCACCTGGCTGGTGTATATCCTCGGCGACCGCGGCCGTTCCGTCGTGATGATGCTGCTCGCCGGTATCGCGATTTCCGCGCTGGCCGGCGCTGCCCTGGGCATGTTTGCCTACGTGGCGACCGATACCGCATTGCGGGATATGACCATGTGGCAGCTGGGCTCCCTGTCTGGTGCCACCTGGACCGGTGTGCTGGTAACCGGATGTATTTTTGCCATCAGTGCCGGCCTGTTGTGGGCGCGGGCGAATGATCTGAATGCCCTGCTGCTGGGAGAGTCCGAAGCGCGGCATCTTGGTGTGGATGTGATCGGCCTCAAGCGGCAGATTATCGTGCTGAACGGTATTGCCGTGGGTGCGGCGGTTTCAGTTTCGGGCATTATCGGGTTTGTGGGTTTGGTGGTGCCGCATATCGTGCGCCTGCTGCGCGGACCGGATCACCGCTACCTGATTCCCTACAGTGCACTGCTCGGTGGTCTGTTGCTGACCGTGGCGGACACCATCGCGCGCAGTGTGTTCGCGCCGGCGGAAATGCCCGTGGGGATTCTCACCGCACTACTGGGGGCCCCCTTCTTTCTGTTCCTGCTGTGGCAGCAGCGGCAGCAGATTTTTTAA
- the ribD gene encoding bifunctional diaminohydroxyphosphoribosylaminopyrimidine deaminase/5-amino-6-(5-phosphoribosylamino)uracil reductase RibD, whose protein sequence is MARAVQLAERGTYTTMPNPRVGCVIADAEGNIVGEGWHKRAGEPHAEIDALNDAGEKAKGNIAYVTLEPCSHTGKTGPCADALIAAGVARVVFGMEDPNPSVSGNGLQKLRDAGIEVEGPLLEESCRALNPGFIKRMTLGLPLVRTKSAMSIDGRTAMASGESKWVTGPAARADVQNLRARSCAIVTGVDSVRHDNPNMNVRPEEMALPEAEAAAAAEKQPLRVIVDSKLRTPAKAFILQGDAPTLVVTTEAADSERRARLEKTGAEVLVLPADKDGRVHLGELLKELARRECNEVLVESGATLSGAFMYQGHVDEIIVYVAPKILGSSARPLFELPIERMGSMLPITITDMRAVGHDWRITATTDIER, encoded by the coding sequence ATGGCCCGCGCGGTCCAGTTGGCCGAGCGCGGTACCTACACCACCATGCCTAACCCACGGGTGGGCTGTGTGATTGCCGATGCCGAGGGCAATATCGTCGGCGAGGGCTGGCACAAGCGCGCCGGCGAACCCCACGCGGAAATCGATGCGCTGAACGACGCCGGTGAGAAGGCGAAAGGCAATATCGCCTATGTCACCCTGGAACCCTGCAGTCACACCGGCAAAACCGGCCCCTGCGCCGATGCCCTGATCGCCGCCGGTGTCGCCAGGGTGGTATTCGGTATGGAAGACCCGAACCCCAGCGTGAGCGGGAATGGGTTACAGAAACTGCGCGATGCGGGCATTGAAGTGGAAGGCCCGTTGCTGGAAGAATCCTGCCGGGCACTGAATCCGGGCTTTATCAAGCGCATGACCCTGGGCCTGCCCCTGGTGCGGACCAAATCCGCCATGAGTATCGATGGCCGTACTGCCATGGCCAGCGGGGAATCCAAGTGGGTCACCGGCCCCGCCGCCCGCGCTGATGTGCAGAACCTGCGCGCGCGCAGCTGCGCCATCGTCACCGGGGTGGACTCGGTGCGCCACGACAACCCGAACATGAACGTGCGCCCGGAAGAAATGGCGCTGCCGGAGGCGGAAGCCGCCGCTGCGGCGGAGAAACAGCCCCTGCGGGTGATCGTCGATAGCAAACTGCGCACCCCGGCCAAGGCCTTTATTTTGCAGGGGGACGCCCCCACATTGGTGGTCACCACCGAAGCGGCAGATAGCGAACGCCGTGCACGACTGGAAAAGACCGGCGCCGAAGTGCTGGTACTGCCTGCGGACAAAGACGGCCGCGTGCATCTGGGCGAACTGCTGAAAGAGCTCGCCCGCCGCGAGTGCAACGAAGTGCTGGTGGAGAGCGGCGCGACCCTGTCCGGCGCCTTTATGTACCAGGGCCATGTGGATGAGATCATCGTTTACGTGGCGCCCAAGATTCTCGGCTCCAGCGCCAGACCGCTGTTCGAGCTGCCGATTGAGCGCATGGGATCCATGCTGCCCATCACCATTACCGATATGCGCGCAGTCGGCCACGACTGGCGTATCACAGCCACTACAGATATTGAGCGTTAA
- the nusB gene encoding transcription antitermination factor NusB has translation MTVTASARRKARHYAMQALYQWQMAGSSLNTIEAEFHADNDMSKTDVAYFRELFHGVAKNLDEVEGAYSQYLDRDVEELDPVSRALLRMSTYEMKNRVDVPYKVVINEAVALAKKFGPTDAFKFINGILDKVAAKERSVEVKADKG, from the coding sequence ATGACCGTAACCGCATCCGCCCGCCGCAAGGCCCGTCACTACGCCATGCAGGCCCTGTACCAGTGGCAAATGGCAGGCTCCAGCCTGAACACTATTGAAGCCGAGTTTCATGCCGACAACGACATGAGCAAAACCGACGTCGCCTACTTTCGCGAGCTCTTCCACGGCGTAGCGAAAAACCTCGACGAAGTGGAGGGTGCCTACAGCCAGTACCTGGATCGCGACGTCGAAGAGCTGGACCCGGTATCCCGTGCCCTGCTGCGCATGTCCACCTATGAAATGAAAAACCGCGTCGACGTACCCTACAAAGTCGTCATCAACGAAGCCGTTGCCCTGGCGAAAAAATTCGGTCCCACCGACGCGTTTAAATTTATCAACGGCATCCTCGACAAAGTTGCAGCCAAAGAGCGCAGTGTCGAAGTCAAGGCCGACAAAGGCTGA
- the glyA gene encoding serine hydroxymethyltransferase: MFDKSVTLSSYDPDVWSAIQDEDRRQEEHIELIASENYTSPQVMEAQGTSLTNKYAEGYPGKRYYGGCEYVDKVEALAIERAKELFGADYANVQPHSGSQANAAVYQALCAPGDTVLGMSLAHGGHLTHGAKVNFSGKIYNAVQYGLNPETGEVDYEEVERLALEHKPKMIVAGFSAYSRIMDWAKFRTIADKVGAYLMVDMAHVAGLVAAGEYPSPVPHADVVTSTTHKTLRGPRGGIIIAKANEEIEKKLNSAVFPGGQGGPLMHVIAAKAVSFKEAMSPEYKAYQKKVVENARAMAETFLDRGINIVSGGTDDHLMLVDLIGKEYTGKDADEALGNANITVNKNAVPNDPRSPFITSGLRVGTPAITTRGFGVEETKQLTHWICDVLDALEKGSPEATIAEVKAKVLEICAKFPVYQG; the protein is encoded by the coding sequence ATGTTTGATAAATCCGTCACCCTTTCTTCCTACGATCCCGATGTGTGGTCCGCCATTCAGGACGAAGATCGCCGCCAGGAAGAGCACATCGAGCTGATCGCCTCGGAGAACTACACCAGCCCGCAGGTGATGGAAGCCCAGGGCACCAGCCTCACCAACAAATACGCCGAAGGCTACCCGGGCAAGCGCTACTACGGCGGCTGTGAGTACGTCGACAAGGTAGAAGCGCTGGCTATCGAGCGGGCCAAGGAGCTGTTCGGTGCCGACTACGCCAACGTTCAGCCGCACTCTGGCTCCCAGGCCAACGCCGCGGTTTACCAGGCGCTGTGCGCTCCCGGCGACACCGTTCTGGGTATGAGCCTGGCCCACGGCGGCCACCTGACTCACGGTGCCAAGGTCAACTTCTCCGGCAAGATCTACAACGCAGTGCAGTACGGCCTGAATCCGGAAACTGGCGAAGTGGACTACGAAGAAGTCGAGCGCCTGGCCCTGGAGCACAAGCCAAAAATGATCGTGGCCGGCTTCTCCGCTTACAGCCGCATCATGGACTGGGCCAAGTTCCGCACCATCGCCGACAAGGTTGGCGCCTACCTGATGGTCGATATGGCCCACGTCGCCGGTCTGGTTGCCGCGGGCGAATACCCGTCTCCGGTCCCTCACGCGGACGTGGTGACCTCCACCACCCACAAAACCCTGCGCGGTCCTCGCGGCGGTATCATCATTGCCAAGGCCAATGAAGAGATCGAGAAGAAGCTGAACAGCGCGGTATTCCCGGGCGGCCAGGGCGGCCCGCTGATGCACGTGATCGCGGCAAAAGCGGTTTCGTTCAAGGAAGCCATGAGCCCCGAGTACAAGGCCTACCAGAAGAAAGTGGTAGAGAACGCCCGCGCCATGGCCGAGACCTTCCTCGATCGCGGTATCAACATCGTTTCCGGTGGCACCGACGACCACCTGATGCTGGTGGACCTGATCGGCAAGGAATACACCGGTAAGGACGCGGACGAAGCTCTGGGCAACGCCAACATCACCGTGAACAAGAACGCTGTCCCCAACGACCCGCGCTCTCCGTTCATCACCAGCGGCCTGCGTGTGGGCACCCCGGCCATCACCACCCGCGGTTTCGGTGTGGAAGAGACCAAGCAGCTCACCCACTGGATCTGCGACGTGCTGGACGCGCTGGAGAAAGGCAGCCCCGAGGCGACCATTGCCGAAGTGAAGGCCAAGGTACTGGAGATCTGCGCGAAGTTCCCTGTCTATCAAGGGTAA